In the Longimicrobium sp. genome, GCACGTTCAGCCCGCGCGGGTCCGGGTCGATCACGTACGCGCCGATTTCGCACGCGACCGTGGTCTGGGCCGCCCGGGCCGCCGGCGCCGGCCCGCCGGCCGCGAACGCGAGGGAGCAGAGGAAGGCTGCGGAGCGGCGGGACACGACTGCCATCGGATCTCCCTGCATCGGGTGAATCGCGCTTTTGCCTCGGTCGCAACGATGAGGCTCCGCGGGGACGGGAGCAAGCAAAACGTTTCCCCACCCGCTGGGCCCGAGTCTGGCGCCCGCCCGCCTCCAGCCTCAGTTTGTCGCCTCGACCTGATCGGACACCGATTCTCCTTCACTCCCGGCGCATGCTCCTTCCTCCCGAAGCCATCACCCTGATCGAAGCCGCGCTGGCCGAGGACGTCGGCGCGGGCGACTTCACCACGCTCTGGACCGTGCCGCCCGAGCGCCGCGCCGAGGCCCGCATCGTCGCCAAGCAGCCGGGCGTCGTCGCGGGGACGGACATCGCCGTCGAGGTCTTCTGCCGCGTCGACTCGTCGCTCGTGGTCGAGGTCGTCGCCCGCGACGGGTGCGCGGTGGCGCCGCGCGAGCTGGTGATGCGGGTGCGCGGGCCCGCGCGCGGCATCCTCACCGCCGAGCGCACGGCGCTCAACTTCCTCCAGCGCCTCTCCGGCGTGGCCACCGTCACCCGCGCCTACGTGGACGCGGTGGCCGGCACGGAAGCGCGCATCATCGACACGCGCAAGACCACGCCGGGGATGCGGCGGCTGGAGAAGGCGGCCGTGGTCGCCGGGGGCGGCGCCAACCACCGCGTCGGCCTCTTCGACATGGTGATGATCAAGGACAACCACATCGCCGCGGCGGGCGGGATCGGCGCGGCGGTGGCGGCCGTGCGCCGGCAGAACGAGCGCGGCCTCAGGGTCGAGGTCGAGACCACCACCCTCGACGAGGTGCGCGAGGCGCTCGACGCGGGCGTGGACCGCATCATGTTCGACAACATGGAGCCCGGGCTGATGCGCCAGGCCGTCGAGCTGGTCCACGCCGCCGGCGACGGGCGGCCGGAGACCGAGGCCTCGGGCGGGATCACGCTGGAGACGGTAGCCGACTTCGCGGCGACGGGCGTGGACTTCATCTCCATCGGCGCGCTCACCCACTCCGCCCCCGCGCTCGACCTCTCGCTCCAGCTGGGCCCGGAGGGCGCGTGACCGACCGCCCGGCGGAGCGCTACGACGGCCTCTCCGCCGCCGAGCTTGCCGCGGGCTGGGGGCTCCCCGCCGTGCACCTGTACGGGCAGGTGGGATCGACGAACGACGT is a window encoding:
- the nadC gene encoding carboxylating nicotinate-nucleotide diphosphorylase; this encodes MLLPPEAITLIEAALAEDVGAGDFTTLWTVPPERRAEARIVAKQPGVVAGTDIAVEVFCRVDSSLVVEVVARDGCAVAPRELVMRVRGPARGILTAERTALNFLQRLSGVATVTRAYVDAVAGTEARIIDTRKTTPGMRRLEKAAVVAGGGANHRVGLFDMVMIKDNHIAAAGGIGAAVAAVRRQNERGLRVEVETTTLDEVREALDAGVDRIMFDNMEPGLMRQAVELVHAAGDGRPETEASGGITLETVADFAATGVDFISIGALTHSAPALDLSLQLGPEGA